The following proteins come from a genomic window of Halorussus halophilus:
- a CDS encoding ABC transporter permease, with translation MSMGRFLLKRTLQGIFVIWGVVTAVFLLRFITPGSPITFVAPLDASQELRQQIARELGLNKPFYVQYLDYLFNLLQGDMGYSYISGTEASNLIFARLPATLELAVAASIVAVVLSIPLGVISATRRHEPADYAATSFSLVGISTPNFWLGIMLVLLLSVQFGFFPTSRRGIGLGPALGMLVTQAKISGLTTWLSHITLPAITLGTYFTALITRLTRSGMLDELGKPYVRASRAKGLPETLVRYKHALRNTLIPVVTVLGLQLGTLIGGAVITEAVFAWPGLGTLLINAINARDWPLIQGSLIVIGAGFVIINIFVDALYARLNPQVVH, from the coding sequence ATGTCGATGGGACGGTTCCTTCTGAAGCGCACACTGCAAGGTATCTTCGTCATCTGGGGCGTCGTGACCGCGGTGTTTCTCCTGCGGTTCATCACGCCGGGCAGTCCGATAACGTTCGTCGCGCCGTTGGACGCCAGCCAAGAGCTACGACAGCAAATCGCCCGCGAACTCGGGTTGAACAAGCCGTTTTACGTCCAGTACCTCGACTACCTGTTCAACCTCTTGCAGGGCGACATGGGCTACTCGTACATCTCGGGCACCGAGGCGAGCAACCTCATCTTCGCCCGCCTGCCCGCGACACTTGAACTCGCCGTCGCGGCGAGCATCGTCGCGGTCGTCCTGTCGATTCCGCTCGGCGTCATCAGCGCGACGCGCCGACACGAACCGGCCGACTACGCGGCCACGTCGTTCTCGCTGGTCGGCATCAGCACGCCGAACTTCTGGCTCGGCATCATGCTGGTGTTGCTGTTGTCGGTGCAGTTCGGCTTCTTCCCGACGAGTCGGCGCGGTATCGGTCTCGGGCCTGCACTCGGGATGCTCGTGACCCAAGCGAAGATTTCCGGACTGACCACGTGGTTGTCCCACATCACACTCCCGGCGATTACGCTCGGGACGTACTTCACCGCGCTCATCACGCGTCTGACTCGGAGCGGGATGTTGGACGAGTTAGGCAAACCCTACGTCCGCGCCTCGCGGGCGAAGGGACTGCCTGAAACGCTCGTTCGATACAAGCACGCGCTCCGAAACACGCTGATTCCGGTCGTGACGGTGCTGGGCCTCCAGTTGGGGACGCTCATCGGTGGTGCGGTCATCACCGAGGCCGTCTTCGCGTGGCCCGGACTCGGCACCCTGCTCATCAACGCCATCAACGCGCGCGACTGGCCGTTGATTCAGGGGTCGCTCATCGTCATCGGGGCCGGGTTCGTCATCATCAACATCTTCGTGGACGCGCTGTACGCGCGACTCAACCCGCAGGTGGTTCACTGA
- a CDS encoding ABC transporter permease, with product MAGPIEKFGDLVWGALSRGISPRTLRNLKKELRQSALAKTGIVIVVLIVLVAIFAPLVAPHNPTNQNLDDAQLPPLGFSKTTEKTSSEMVNGSVEVVNETVVINATAEYPLGTDALGRDMLSRVIYGARTSLLVGLFGTLIAALVGVTIGLSAGYYGGKVDDALMRSADIMLAFPSLVLAVALVGLFGRAVVWLPDPLVIAGVTPNMPARFALPGTVILVVGLVNWVWFARVARGEALSVESEEYVKAARSVGAGDGFILRKHILPNSVTPILVLATIQIAAIILLESALSFLGFSGTSLSWGFDIAQGRDYLASSWWISTVPGIAIVLTVIGINLVGDWLRDALDPGIEGEGGGV from the coding sequence ATGGCTGGTCCGATAGAGAAGTTCGGCGACCTCGTCTGGGGCGCACTCAGTCGCGGGATTTCGCCGCGAACGCTGCGGAATCTCAAGAAAGAACTCCGCCAGAGCGCGCTCGCGAAGACGGGCATCGTCATCGTCGTCCTCATCGTACTGGTGGCGATATTCGCGCCGCTGGTCGCACCGCACAACCCGACGAACCAGAACTTAGACGACGCGCAACTCCCACCGCTTGGGTTCAGCAAGACGACAGAGAAGACGAGTTCGGAGATGGTCAACGGGTCGGTCGAAGTCGTCAACGAGACAGTCGTCATCAACGCGACCGCAGAGTACCCACTCGGAACCGACGCACTCGGCCGCGACATGCTTTCGCGGGTCATCTACGGCGCGCGAACGTCACTACTCGTTGGCCTGTTCGGCACCCTCATCGCCGCGTTAGTGGGGGTGACGATTGGCCTGTCTGCAGGCTACTACGGCGGCAAAGTGGACGACGCGCTGATGCGGTCGGCAGACATCATGCTGGCGTTCCCGTCGCTGGTGTTGGCCGTCGCGTTGGTCGGCCTGTTCGGTAGGGCGGTCGTCTGGTTACCGGACCCGCTCGTAATAGCGGGGGTGACCCCGAATATGCCCGCGAGGTTCGCCCTGCCGGGGACGGTCATCCTCGTGGTCGGCCTCGTGAACTGGGTGTGGTTCGCCCGCGTCGCTCGCGGCGAAGCACTCTCCGTGGAGAGCGAGGAGTACGTCAAGGCCGCACGTTCGGTGGGCGCTGGCGACGGATTCATCCTTCGCAAGCACATCCTGCCGAACAGCGTGACGCCAATCCTCGTGCTCGCGACCATCCAAATCGCGGCCATCATCCTGCTGGAGAGCGCGCTGTCGTTCCTCGGGTTCTCGGGAACGAGCCTCTCGTGGGGCTTCGACATCGCGCAGGGCCGCGACTATCTGGCGTCGTCGTGGTGGATTTCGACGGTGCCAGGCATCGCAATCGTACTGACGGTCATCGGCATCAACCTCGTCGGTGACTGGCTGAGAGACGCCTTGGACCCCGGCATCGAGGGCGAAGGAGGTGGCGTCTGA
- a CDS encoding ABC transporter ATP-binding protein, whose product MAEDLLRVRDLSTRFFTEEGQVNAVEQVSFDVRDGEVFGIVGESGSGKSVTALSVIDLVESPGRVTNGEVWYRNSDLAEELRGDTPDAVDGDFVDVRRAPENVRRALRGPSFSTIFQDPMSSLNPSITVGEQIAEAVEVQRRARSNPRSTRSRTQGFGLANFITSTVLPSQQYVSEDSHARAVELLEQVGIPDPAERAEEYPHQFSGGMLQRAMIAQALAGEPDLLIADEPTTALDVTIQAQILDLLRDLQEETDMSIVMITHNLGVIARMCDRVGVMYAGEVVERGELEDVFDESVHPYTKGLLGSIPDLEDPAPRLQPIEGNVPDLIDSEMENRCYFADRCPKAMEECLQKPPEFEVGGDSGEHAAKCYLVEHDYDPSQALPDDYFEGESEARESETERVSSTSGETASTDGGERR is encoded by the coding sequence ATGGCGGAAGACCTCCTCCGCGTTCGGGACCTCTCGACCCGCTTCTTCACCGAAGAAGGGCAGGTCAACGCCGTCGAACAGGTCAGTTTCGACGTGCGCGACGGCGAGGTGTTCGGCATCGTCGGCGAGTCGGGGTCCGGCAAGAGCGTCACCGCGCTCTCTGTCATCGACCTCGTGGAGTCGCCCGGACGGGTGACGAACGGCGAAGTCTGGTATCGAAACTCGGACCTCGCCGAAGAACTGCGCGGCGACACGCCCGACGCAGTCGATGGCGACTTCGTGGACGTGCGGCGCGCTCCCGAGAACGTCCGTCGAGCGCTTCGCGGACCGTCGTTCAGCACCATCTTCCAAGACCCGATGAGCAGTCTAAATCCCTCGATTACCGTCGGCGAGCAAATCGCCGAGGCGGTCGAAGTCCAGCGACGAGCGCGCTCGAACCCGCGTTCGACGCGCTCGCGAACGCAGGGATTCGGACTGGCGAACTTCATCACCAGCACCGTGCTTCCGTCTCAGCAGTACGTCAGCGAAGACAGTCACGCCCGCGCAGTCGAACTGCTCGAACAGGTCGGCATTCCCGACCCCGCAGAGCGCGCCGAGGAGTATCCCCATCAGTTCTCCGGCGGGATGCTCCAGCGGGCGATGATTGCCCAAGCACTCGCTGGCGAACCGGACCTGCTCATCGCCGACGAACCGACCACTGCGCTGGACGTGACGATTCAGGCCCAGATTCTGGACCTACTCCGTGACCTCCAGGAAGAGACCGACATGAGTATCGTGATGATTACGCACAACCTCGGCGTCATCGCCCGCATGTGCGACCGCGTCGGCGTGATGTACGCGGGAGAGGTGGTCGAGCGCGGCGAACTCGAAGACGTGTTCGACGAGTCGGTTCATCCCTACACGAAAGGACTGTTGGGGTCGATTCCGGACCTCGAAGACCCCGCACCGCGACTGCAACCCATCGAGGGCAACGTGCCCGACCTCATCGATTCGGAGATGGAGAACCGCTGTTACTTCGCCGACCGCTGTCCGAAAGCCATGGAAGAGTGTCTACAGAAACCACCTGAGTTCGAAGTCGGCGGCGACTCCGGCGAGCACGCTGCGAAGTGTTACCTCGTGGAACACGACTACGACCCCTCGCAAGCGCTTCCGGACGATTACTTCGAGGGCGAGAGCGAGGCGCGCGAATCCGAGACAGAGCGCGTCTCGTCTACGAGCGGGGAAACGGCGAGTACAGACGGGGGTGAGCGCCGATGA
- a CDS encoding ABC transporter ATP-binding protein, translating into MTDPLVRVEDLHKYYFQQDDLLDRILGKEPESVQAVDGVSFEVEQGETLGLVGESGCGKSTTGETLLRLRDATDGEVYFDGENVFEMDDLTQFRKRSQVVFQDPFSSLDPRMTAGEIIREPLDVHGIGTKEDRREKVAELLERVGLSAGQIDRYPHEFSGGQRQRIGIARALALEPDFIVCDEPVSALDVSVQAQVLNLLEDLQDEFGLTYLFIAHDLSVVRHICDRVAVMYLGEIVEIGPTDEIFENPGHPYTEALLESVPRADTSEHGREVETLSGDVPSPRNPPAGCRFHTRCPYAREACRQSDPERVDVEYGGDDHESACFRRIEDHEYWDSESLEPAEKRAEAERPADD; encoded by the coding sequence ATGACTGACCCCCTCGTTCGCGTCGAAGACCTGCACAAGTACTACTTCCAGCAGGACGACTTGCTGGACCGAATTCTCGGCAAAGAGCCCGAAAGCGTGCAAGCAGTCGATGGCGTCAGCTTCGAGGTCGAACAGGGCGAAACCTTGGGGCTGGTCGGCGAGTCTGGGTGTGGCAAGTCCACGACCGGCGAGACGTTGCTCCGACTCCGCGACGCGACCGACGGAGAGGTCTACTTCGACGGCGAGAACGTCTTCGAGATGGACGATTTGACGCAGTTCCGAAAACGCTCGCAGGTCGTCTTCCAAGACCCGTTCTCCAGTCTCGACCCGCGAATGACGGCGGGCGAGATAATCCGCGAACCGCTCGACGTTCACGGTATCGGGACCAAAGAAGACCGGCGCGAGAAGGTCGCGGAACTGCTCGAACGGGTCGGTCTCTCGGCGGGACAAATCGACCGCTACCCCCACGAGTTCTCCGGCGGCCAGCGCCAACGCATCGGCATCGCTCGGGCCTTGGCGCTCGAACCGGACTTCATCGTCTGCGACGAACCAGTGTCGGCGCTCGACGTATCTGTGCAGGCACAAGTCCTCAATCTGCTCGAAGACCTCCAAGACGAGTTCGGCCTGACCTATCTGTTCATCGCCCACGACCTGAGCGTGGTTCGACACATCTGCGACCGCGTCGCCGTGATGTATCTGGGCGAAATCGTCGAAATCGGGCCGACTGACGAGATATTCGAGAATCCGGGCCATCCCTACACGGAGGCCTTGCTCGAAAGCGTTCCGCGCGCGGACACCAGCGAACACGGCCGCGAGGTCGAGACGCTGTCGGGCGACGTGCCGTCGCCCCGAAACCCGCCCGCTGGCTGTCGGTTCCACACGCGCTGTCCGTACGCCCGAGAAGCGTGTCGGCAATCGGACCCGGAGCGCGTCGATGTCGAGTACGGCGGCGACGACCACGAATCGGCCTGCTTCCGACGCATCGAGGACCACGAGTACTGGGACAGCGAGTCGCTCGAACCGGCCGAGAAGCGCGCCGAGGCGGAACGACCGGCAGACGACTAA
- a CDS encoding DUF7344 domain-containing protein, translating into MSHNESGSVSPPHVSAQDVLPVNSESETLDEVFRALADHRRRCVCHYLARREEGLNVAELAELVAASMSEKTRAVLTSAEIEKTKAELQQLHLPNLTEAGIVEHDDEAGVVKLAGSTEVREFLEAAEALDFG; encoded by the coding sequence ATGAGCCACAACGAATCGGGGAGCGTCTCACCCCCACACGTCTCGGCGCAGGACGTACTGCCAGTCAACAGCGAGAGCGAGACGTTAGACGAAGTGTTTCGTGCGCTGGCCGACCACCGTCGACGATGCGTCTGTCACTACCTCGCGCGCCGCGAAGAGGGCCTGAATGTCGCCGAACTCGCCGAACTCGTCGCCGCCTCGATGAGCGAGAAGACCCGTGCAGTCCTCACCTCGGCCGAAATCGAGAAGACGAAAGCGGAACTCCAACAACTGCACCTCCCGAACTTGACCGAAGCCGGAATCGTCGAACACGACGACGAAGCCGGTGTCGTCAAATTGGCTGGTTCTACGGAGGTAAGGGAGTTCCTCGAAGCTGCAGAGGCGCTAGATTTTGGCTGA
- a CDS encoding hybrid sensor histidine kinase/response regulator: MSDIDPTPDRSLATDICVLHVDDDEKLLEATKTALERTDHIDCVETTTTASEALTLLDEREIHCVVSDQNLSEHDGIELLEAVRRDYPNLPFILFTGTGNEDVASQAISAGVSNYLQKGSSTDIIDVLSKQVHEAVFQRRVEEEMHRGFEAIETAKEGIAMLDEEGEFNYVNEAFAEIFGYEQRSLVGKRWETLNPEGILGRLTEEILPELERTGEWSGETIGKRDDGSTFVADVTVSETKVSGLVCVVSDITERKERQEELRRQNERLDAFAGTVSHDLRNPLNIASVYLNMARDSGEDEHFDELENALNRIENITSDLLELARTGEENIDPEPVRITHLVETVWRGTETNGAELVVEFDDDTELVADEDRLTELIANLFRNAIQHAGSSVRVGTGPKEDGFYIEDDGPGIPEEERERVFESGYTTADSTGFGLSIVQSVAEAHGWDVEITESDAGGACFEFEGVEYV; the protein is encoded by the coding sequence ATGTCGGATATCGACCCGACGCCCGACAGGTCACTAGCCACCGACATTTGCGTTCTTCACGTGGACGACGACGAGAAGTTGCTGGAAGCGACGAAAACCGCACTCGAACGAACAGACCACATCGATTGTGTCGAAACGACGACGACGGCGAGCGAGGCACTCACACTCCTCGACGAACGAGAGATACACTGCGTCGTCTCCGACCAGAATTTATCCGAGCACGACGGCATCGAGTTGTTAGAGGCCGTTCGACGCGACTACCCGAATCTCCCGTTCATCCTCTTCACAGGTACCGGGAACGAAGACGTAGCGAGTCAAGCCATCTCGGCGGGCGTCTCGAACTACCTCCAGAAAGGTAGTTCGACGGATATCATCGACGTACTGTCGAAGCAGGTCCACGAAGCGGTGTTCCAACGCCGCGTCGAAGAGGAGATGCACCGCGGGTTCGAGGCGATAGAAACCGCCAAAGAAGGTATCGCCATGTTGGACGAAGAGGGAGAGTTCAACTACGTCAACGAGGCGTTCGCCGAAATCTTCGGCTACGAACAGCGGTCGCTCGTCGGCAAGAGATGGGAGACGTTGAATCCTGAGGGAATTCTGGGCCGACTCACCGAAGAGATTCTCCCCGAACTCGAACGGACGGGCGAGTGGTCCGGCGAAACCATCGGCAAGAGAGACGATGGTTCCACGTTCGTCGCCGACGTGACGGTTTCGGAGACGAAAGTCAGCGGCCTCGTCTGCGTCGTCAGCGACATCACCGAGCGAAAAGAGCGCCAAGAAGAACTGCGAAGACAGAACGAACGTCTCGACGCGTTCGCGGGGACCGTCTCCCACGACCTCCGAAATCCGCTGAACATCGCGTCGGTGTATCTCAACATGGCCCGCGATTCGGGGGAGGACGAGCACTTCGACGAACTCGAAAACGCCCTGAATCGCATCGAGAACATAACGTCCGACCTGTTGGAGTTGGCCAGAACTGGCGAAGAGAACATCGACCCCGAACCGGTGCGAATCACCCACCTCGTCGAGACTGTCTGGCGCGGCACCGAGACTAACGGCGCGGAACTGGTCGTGGAGTTCGACGACGACACCGAACTCGTCGCCGACGAAGACCGACTGACCGAACTGATTGCGAATCTGTTTCGCAACGCAATCCAACACGCCGGAAGCTCCGTCCGCGTCGGCACCGGACCCAAAGAGGACGGGTTCTACATCGAAGACGACGGTCCCGGTATCCCGGAGGAGGAGCGCGAACGAGTGTTCGAATCGGGGTACACCACCGCCGACAGTACGGGGTTCGGACTCAGTATCGTCCAGAGCGTCGCCGAGGCTCACGGGTGGGATGTCGAAATCACGGAGAGTGACGCTGGTGGGGCGTGCTTCGAGTTCGAAGGCGTGGAGTACGTTTAA
- a CDS encoding NADP-dependent malic enzyme has protein sequence MGLDEDSLDYHREDPPGKLEISTTKPTNTQRDLSLAYSPGVAAPCREIADNEDDAYKYTAKGNLVGVVSNGSAVLGLGDIGAQASKPVMEGKGVLFKRFADIDVFDIELDQADPEDLIRSTAAMEPTFGGINLEDIKAPECFEIEESLREQMDIPVFHDDQHGTAIISGAALLNAAEINGKDLEDLKIVFSGAGASAIASARFYVSLGARKENIIMCDSSGIITEDRAEHGDLNEYKTQFARDIPEGDLADAMENADVFVGLSVGGIVSQEMVQSMADDPIIFAMANPDPEIAYEDAKDARDDTVIMATGRSDYPNMVNNVLGFPFIFRGALDVRASDINEEMKIAAARALADLAKQDVPDAVVKAYGDQPLQFGPEYIIPKPLDPRVLFEVAPAVAEAAMESGVARSELDTDEYVEELEARLGKSREMMRVVLNKAKSDPKRVALAEGDDEKMIRAAYQMAEEGIANPILIGDRETIETTAEDLGLAFDPEIADPANGDHPEYADRLYELRQRKGITKSESEDLIRKDSNYFGSVMVEQGDADAMLTGLTHHYPSALRPPLQVIGTAEDANYAAGVYMMTFKNRVVFCADTTVNQAPDEEVLAEVTKHTAELARRFNVEPRAAMLSYSNFGSVDNEGTRKPRQAAKMLREDKTVDFPVDGEMQADTAVVEDILTGTYDFSDLEDPANVLVFPNLEAGNIGYKLLQRLGGADATGPMLVGMDKPVHVIQRGDEVKDIVNLAGVAVVDAQQDE, from the coding sequence ATGGGATTAGACGAGGATTCACTCGACTATCACCGGGAAGACCCACCCGGGAAGTTGGAGATTTCGACGACTAAGCCGACGAACACACAGCGCGACCTGAGTCTGGCGTACTCGCCGGGCGTGGCCGCGCCGTGCCGCGAAATCGCGGACAACGAAGACGACGCGTACAAGTACACCGCGAAGGGGAATCTCGTGGGGGTCGTCTCGAACGGCTCCGCGGTACTCGGACTCGGCGACATCGGCGCGCAGGCTTCCAAGCCGGTGATGGAGGGGAAAGGGGTACTGTTCAAGCGATTCGCCGACATCGACGTGTTCGACATCGAACTCGACCAAGCGGACCCCGAGGACCTGATTCGCTCGACGGCGGCGATGGAACCGACCTTCGGTGGCATCAATCTGGAGGACATCAAAGCGCCGGAGTGCTTCGAAATCGAGGAGTCGCTGCGCGAGCAGATGGACATTCCCGTCTTCCACGACGACCAGCACGGCACCGCCATCATCAGCGGGGCAGCCCTGCTGAACGCGGCAGAAATCAACGGGAAGGACTTAGAAGACCTCAAAATCGTCTTCTCCGGCGCAGGCGCGTCCGCCATCGCGAGCGCCCGCTTCTACGTCTCTCTCGGCGCGCGCAAGGAGAACATCATCATGTGTGACTCCTCGGGTATTATCACCGAGGACCGCGCGGAACACGGCGACCTGAACGAGTACAAGACGCAGTTCGCTCGCGACATTCCGGAAGGCGACCTCGCAGACGCGATGGAGAACGCAGACGTGTTCGTCGGCCTCTCGGTCGGTGGCATCGTCAGCCAAGAGATGGTCCAATCGATGGCCGACGACCCCATCATCTTCGCCATGGCGAACCCGGACCCCGAAATCGCTTACGAGGACGCCAAAGACGCCCGTGACGACACGGTCATCATGGCCACGGGCCGTTCGGACTACCCAAACATGGTCAACAACGTGCTCGGGTTCCCGTTCATCTTCCGCGGCGCGCTCGACGTGCGCGCCAGCGACATCAACGAGGAGATGAAAATCGCCGCCGCACGCGCCCTCGCAGACCTCGCGAAACAGGACGTGCCGGACGCCGTCGTCAAAGCCTACGGCGACCAACCCCTCCAGTTCGGCCCGGAGTACATCATTCCGAAACCGCTCGACCCTCGCGTCCTTTTCGAAGTCGCACCCGCAGTCGCGGAGGCCGCGATGGAGAGCGGCGTCGCCAGAAGCGAACTCGACACCGACGAGTACGTCGAGGAACTCGAAGCGCGACTCGGCAAGTCGAGAGAGATGATGCGCGTCGTCCTCAACAAGGCCAAGTCCGACCCCAAGCGGGTCGCACTCGCCGAGGGCGACGACGAGAAGATGATTCGCGCGGCCTACCAGATGGCCGAAGAGGGAATCGCCAACCCCATCCTCATCGGCGACCGCGAGACCATCGAGACGACCGCAGAGGACCTCGGACTCGCGTTCGACCCGGAAATCGCGGACCCCGCGAACGGCGACCACCCCGAGTACGCCGACCGACTCTACGAACTCCGCCAGCGCAAGGGAATCACGAAAAGCGAGTCCGAGGACCTGATTCGCAAGGACAGCAACTACTTCGGTAGCGTGATGGTCGAACAGGGCGACGCCGACGCGATGCTGACCGGCCTGACCCACCACTACCCGAGCGCCCTGCGCCCGCCGCTTCAGGTCATCGGCACCGCCGAGGACGCCAACTACGCCGCTGGCGTCTACATGATGACGTTCAAGAACCGCGTCGTCTTCTGTGCGGACACGACGGTCAACCAGGCACCCGACGAGGAGGTGCTGGCCGAAGTGACCAAGCACACCGCCGAACTCGCACGCCGATTCAACGTCGAACCGCGCGCGGCGATGCTCTCCTATTCGAACTTCGGGAGCGTAGACAACGAGGGCACCCGCAAGCCCCGACAGGCCGCCAAGATGCTCCGTGAGGACAAGACGGTCGATTTCCCGGTGGACGGCGAGATGCAGGCCGACACCGCAGTCGTCGAGGACATCCTGACGGGGACGTACGACTTCTCGGACCTCGAAGACCCGGCGAACGTGCTGGTCTTCCCGAACCTCGAAGCGGGGAACATCGGCTACAAACTCCTCCAGCGCCTCGGCGGCGCGGACGCGACTGGCCCGATGCTCGTCGGCATGGACAAACCGGTCCACGTCATCCAGCGCGGTGACGAGGTCAAGGACATCGTGAATTTGGCAGGCGTTGCGGTCGTGGACGCTCAGCAGGACGAGTAG
- a CDS encoding M24 family metallopeptidase, with protein sequence MTKQERLDIYLDQHDLEAVWFARPNSFTWLTGGDNVVDREGDVGVAAVGYDGDELSVVTNNIEADRLREEELDDDVTVTEFQWYDSSLAEAVADQSPRPAAADFDVPNFDTVDASPLRQPLTEEDIENYRDLGYDTAEAVEAVCRELQPGDVESEVASALRVALSARGIEAPVALVGGSERAQQYRHYTPKHRELGDYALVSVTAERDGLHASMTRTVAFGEEENPAPELNELGDKHQAARIVEMTALGATQAVADLGGDAGDVFDAIQAAYEHVGYADEWQNHHQGGAAGFAGREWVATPESDAEVTTPMAYAWNPTVQGAKSEDTVLVTEDGLEVLTTTGQWPTTVVDGWDYDVALARADVLVKDV encoded by the coding sequence ATGACCAAGCAGGAACGCCTCGACATCTACCTCGACCAACACGACCTCGAAGCCGTCTGGTTCGCGCGCCCGAACTCCTTCACGTGGTTGACCGGCGGCGACAACGTGGTAGACCGCGAGGGCGACGTGGGGGTCGCCGCAGTGGGCTACGACGGCGATGAACTCTCCGTCGTCACGAACAACATCGAAGCCGACCGACTCCGCGAGGAAGAGTTGGACGACGACGTGACAGTGACCGAGTTTCAGTGGTACGACTCGTCGCTCGCGGAAGCAGTCGCCGACCAGAGCCCCCGACCCGCGGCCGCAGACTTCGACGTGCCCAACTTCGACACTGTGGACGCCTCGCCGCTCCGCCAGCCACTCACCGAGGAGGATATCGAGAACTACCGCGATTTGGGCTACGACACTGCCGAAGCAGTCGAGGCGGTCTGCCGGGAACTCCAACCCGGCGACGTGGAGTCGGAGGTCGCCTCCGCACTACGAGTCGCGCTCTCCGCACGCGGCATCGAAGCGCCAGTCGCACTCGTCGGTGGGTCCGAGCGCGCCCAGCAGTACCGCCACTACACGCCGAAGCACCGCGAGCTGGGCGACTACGCGCTGGTGTCCGTGACCGCAGAGCGCGACGGCCTGCACGCCAGTATGACCCGGACGGTCGCCTTCGGTGAAGAGGAGAACCCCGCGCCCGAACTGAACGAACTCGGCGACAAGCACCAAGCCGCCCGCATCGTGGAGATGACCGCACTCGGCGCGACGCAAGCAGTCGCCGACCTCGGCGGCGACGCCGGAGACGTCTTCGACGCGATTCAGGCCGCCTACGAACACGTCGGCTACGCCGACGAGTGGCAGAACCACCATCAGGGTGGTGCCGCCGGGTTCGCCGGACGCGAATGGGTGGCGACACCCGAAAGCGACGCCGAGGTGACGACGCCGATGGCCTACGCGTGGAATCCCACCGTCCAGGGTGCCAAGAGCGAGGACACGGTGTTGGTGACCGAGGACGGCCTCGAAGTGCTGACGACGACCGGACAGTGGCCGACGACCGTCGTGGACGGATGGGACTACGACGTGGCGTTGGCACGCGCCGACGTACTAGTCAAAGATGTTTGA
- a CDS encoding COX15/CtaA family protein, with the protein MVRYRHLAAVTTGLTFALILLGVYTAAMGAGLSCSAQWPLCDGGVLPQTFPSFVEWFHRLIAMITGFFIIGTTVGAWKYHSEKRIRGAATLALAVTPLQIVLGGATVLVYTPLVQVAHHAAAMIIFGALVATTLWSYEAETATGGSSADAAAGYPSDD; encoded by the coding sequence ATGGTTCGCTATCGCCACCTCGCCGCCGTGACTACGGGGCTGACGTTCGCGCTCATCCTGCTCGGCGTCTACACCGCCGCGATGGGTGCCGGGCTGTCCTGTTCGGCCCAGTGGCCCCTCTGTGACGGCGGGGTCCTCCCCCAGACGTTCCCCAGTTTCGTCGAGTGGTTCCACCGACTGATTGCGATGATAACCGGCTTCTTCATCATCGGCACGACTGTCGGCGCGTGGAAGTACCACAGCGAGAAGCGCATCCGCGGGGCCGCTACGCTCGCACTGGCCGTGACCCCACTGCAAATCGTCCTCGGTGGTGCGACCGTTCTCGTCTACACGCCGCTCGTGCAGGTGGCCCACCACGCCGCCGCGATGATAATCTTCGGGGCGCTCGTGGCGACGACGCTCTGGTCCTACGAGGCCGAAACTGCCACTGGTGGTTCCAGTGCCGACGCGGCCGCGGGCTATCCCAGCGACGATTGA